From the genome of uncultured Bacteroides sp.:
TTCTTAAATTCTACACTTTCAGCAAAATCCAGATCATTAATAGCTCCTAAAACAAATTCCAGGTTGCTATTATCACCAGTTAAACCTCTGCTATGTCTACTATTCTGTATTGAGCCCTCTTTCATCTTTTATAAAGCCTTCTATTTATTATACGTACTAGTTTTCTTTTAGGGTGATATTTTCTTTCTTTTTTTTATAAAAAAACTATTTTGAATTTACAAATTCTCCCCTAAGAAGTCTTAAAGCTTTCATTATGTGAGTTTTCACAGTATTTGTACTAATGCACATTTCCTCACTAACTTCCTTGTATTTTTTCCCGTCAAGAAAACATTTCTTAAATATTATTTTTGTTTGAAGAGGTAGTTTTTCTATGGAACTAATGATTCTTACAATACGTTCATCCCGCTCCTGATATTCATATTCAGTCCATAACATTGTTTGACTTAACACCAATTTCTCATGTCGTTCCTGCACATCTAAATGACGAATTTTATCAATACAACTATTTTTCACTAAAGCATAAAGCAAAGCTACCACTGACAAAGAATCATCTACATCTTCATAATGTTCCCAGAGATATCTAAAAGCATCACTTACAACATCTTTTGCATCTTCTGGATTATGAATTAGATTCAAAGCATAATAATACAATTTATTATAGTTATCCTTAAATAGCCGTTCGAATTCTTTTTTATATTTAGATTGTTCCAACATCGCAAAATGACTCTATATTTTAAGAGATTACGTTTCTTTTATTTATAACTAGAAGAGGGGTATATAAGTAAAACATATTACTTAATAAAAAAAAATAAAGTCACAAAAGTATTTTAAGTTAAACTTAAATGCAATACCACAGATATGGCATTTTTTAAAACAATCGAGTAGGAAGAAAGTTATTAATTACGAGGAAGTGACACTAAACAAGTGCATCGCCGACGAGAAGAAGAAGGATCCCGATGCGATTCAGCAAAACTTAGAGCTGTAAAAATGCAGATGATAACCTGTTAAACATCGGTTCTCAGAGAATCTGGAATGGGGTATAATGGGGTATAATTATATCATTCTTATAAACTTTCGTAAAAAAAATAATAAGTAACTTCTTATTATAGGGGATATATTAAATAATAAAAAATGAAAGTTTTAGGGGAATACCCAATTATACCCCACCGTACCCCATTCTAAACAACATAAGCGGTATTACCTGAGCAGGAAAAATCATGTCATAAAGAATCTCCGGTTGCTTTATAAAACATGGTCTACAAGAGTAAATACAATCATATACATCATTAATAATCAACCAATTATAGAGACAAAAAAGTCCCGCCTGCTTTTCAAAAACACAGGCGGGACTTTACACAAACTCCGGTCGGAGTTCGTCCAACATCCGGCGGGAGTTTTATGGCTCTCCCAGGTAGTGTGTGATTACCGACACTTCTTTTGGTGTAAAAATTTTACAGGTCTTTTTATAGCCTATAATAAGCAGCTCTCTATACAGCTGTTCGTTCCTTACCATCCATCTGGTTAGTGTCCGCAGTGCTTCCCGCGTACACATTTGCGGATTATACAACATTGCCAGTTCGGCTTTTCCATAGGCTTTTACTCTGAATTCGGTCTTATTTTCCTCCATAAAGGTTGTTTTTATTTTGAAGTAAATTTACAAAATAAAAGGTTGAATTCCTAGTATTTTTGCTACTATTTTGCACTTTGATTTCAACTGTCCTTTTCTTTTGCCTTGATGCAAAAGAAACAAAAAATCAAGGCTGCACGAATTTTACTAAAATCTGTGAGCGTGGAGCTAAAGGGGGTGAAACTCGCTGCGCTCAAACAGCACCCCCTTCTTAACGTCCACACTCCCAGATTTCTTAACGCAAAATTCATGAGGCCAGTCCTGTTGGTTCCTGAGCGAGCTGCGGTTGTGGATCGTGTAGCCGTTGCTTCGCTCGGCTTTAGCGATGGGCTCGGCTTCGCTATCGCTCTGTGGTGTTGTGTACCAATTAACTTTGCTTCGCTCGCTTGTCATTCCGTTCGGCTTCGCCATCAGCTTTTCTTTCAGCCTTGTTAGTAACCCTTTTTCTACTTATAGATCCGAGTGCAAGCCAAACAAAGAAACGAAGGTGAAACCAAGCAAAAGGTAAAAAGGCGAAGCCAGCCAAGCGAAGCAACGGCTGCCCATTCCACAACCTCACCCGAGCGATGGCAAAGCCGAGCGACCAGAAGAACCGTCACAAAGTGACAAGCGAGCGAAGCAAAGCTAATTAGTCCATACCCCCACCGAGCGATGGCGCAGCCGAGCGAAAAGAAGGACCGGCCTCTTTTTTTTTGCGTGAAGAAATTGGGAGGTTTGTAGCGAAAAGAAGGGGCTGCTGTTTGAGCGAAGCGAGTTTCAGCACCTTCCGCTACAAGCCTCACGATTTTAGCAAAAAAAATGCAGCCTTGACCTTTTGGTTCTTTTGTGTCAAGACAAAAGAACAAAGAAAAGCTCATAAAACACCTCTAAAAACCCATTACTGCCCAATGCGTGTGCCCCTCGCATACGCATGCCTTATCTTTGTATAGTAATCAAAAAACAATTATTAATCATTTAAAAAACAAACAATTATGGCAGTAAGATTTTCTGTAGTTCCAAAAAAGAATCCTTCTAAAAGTTCAGAACCCGCAAAATTCTATGCACAGGCGCAAGGTCACGGTGATATGGACTTCGACGAAATCTGTAAAGATGTCGACAGTCGATGTACCGCTACACCGGCCGACGTGGCAGCTGTACTGAAAGCTTTGCTCACCACTATGGAGACATCACTTGGTAAAAGTGAGATCATTCGCCTGGGCGACTTCGGTAGCTTCCAGATCGCGGTTAGCAGCACCGGCACAGTGACCAAGGAAGAGTTCAACAGCTCCCTGATCAAAAAGGCACGCATCAGCTTCCGTCCGGGCAAGTTACTCACCAAAATGCTGAAAACGCTGGATTACACTCAGGTACCTAAGTTGCCGGTGAAGGTAACCAACGGTGGTAACGAAGTAGGTTAATCGCAGTACAGTTATTCATTAGTTAAGCACAACAACCCATGAAAGTAATCGACCAATTACTGAATGTAATCACCCTGGTGCTCCCCATCTTCAAGAAGAAGGGCGCCAGGGAGATGCAAGAGTTCACCGATCTGGTAAAGGGCCAGTTCGACTACCTGATGGAGCAGGTAACCCGTTTTGAGACCGACTACTTCGAGCTATCGGAGAAAGTACGGCAGATGTACCAGGAAATCATCACCCTCAACGCCCGCCTTAGCGAAGCGCTGAAGCAGCAATGTCTGGTGCCCGCCTGCAAGGAGCGTGCTCTAAACCCTGTGTAGCGTATGAGAGAGATTAACCTGATAGTGATACACTGTACCGCCACCCGCTCCGACCAACCATTTACCCAGGCCAATCTTGAGCGAAGCCACAGGGAAAGAGGCTTCAACGGCATCGGTTACCATTACTACATCCGCCGGGATGGCAGTATAAAAAGTACCCGCCCGCTGGACAAAGTCGGAGCGCA
Proteins encoded in this window:
- a CDS encoding RNA polymerase sigma-70 factor; translation: MLEQSKYKKEFERLFKDNYNKLYYYALNLIHNPEDAKDVVSDAFRYLWEHYEDVDDSLSVVALLYALVKNSCIDKIRHLDVQERHEKLVLSQTMLWTEYEYQERDERIVRIISSIEKLPLQTKIIFKKCFLDGKKYKEVSEEMCISTNTVKTHIMKALRLLRGEFVNSK
- a CDS encoding HU family DNA-binding protein produces the protein MAVRFSVVPKKNPSKSSEPAKFYAQAQGHGDMDFDEICKDVDSRCTATPADVAAVLKALLTTMETSLGKSEIIRLGDFGSFQIAVSSTGTVTKEEFNSSLIKKARISFRPGKLLTKMLKTLDYTQVPKLPVKVTNGGNEVG
- a CDS encoding DUF4248 domain-containing protein translates to MEENKTEFRVKAYGKAELAMLYNPQMCTREALRTLTRWMVRNEQLYRELLIIGYKKTCKIFTPKEVSVITHYLGEP